From the genome of Monomorium pharaonis isolate MP-MQ-018 chromosome 2, ASM1337386v2, whole genome shotgun sequence, one region includes:
- the LOC105837024 gene encoding TNF receptor-associated factor 4 isoform X1, with translation MVRGLSQWTKTLSFPARVSPQRPAKESKVFHVSPSASPTSPPSPINDTMDKAPIITDENFQDTEAEKAIMGSIVYCIHHKDGCKWSDELRKLKAHLNTCKHDAVPCGNKCGAMIPRVLMEDHLKYTCAQRRARCDFCAKEFTGHTLEKHTGTCGYEPLYCENKCGMKVQRRHLGQHKLGECAKRLVACRYCNKEFVFDTLGAHHAKCGRFPVACPHRCETAVLPREDLEVHLKDHCTTHLLSCTFKDAGCRFKGNRFSLDKHLEESAKMHLSLMCSLVTKQQHQITSLKSAISKLSLNYTGTLIWKITDYAAKMSEAKAKEGMELISPPFYTSQYGYKLQASIFLNGNGTGEGSHISIYIKILPGEYDALLRWPFSHSVSFTMFDQTVIAEKACNIVESFIPDPTWKNFQRPSREPDSLGFGFPRFVSHEMVKKRHFVKDDTMFIRVKVDPSKIVAV, from the exons ATGGTGCGCGGTCTGTCGCAGTGGACCAAGACCCTGAGCTTCCCGGCGAGGGTGTCACCACAGAGACCCGCCAAGGAGTCCAAGGTTTTCCACGTAAGCCCTAGTGCTAGCCCCACGTCGCCGCCCAGCCCGATCAACGACACCATGGACAAAGCGCCTATAATTACCGACGAG AACTTCCAAGACACGGAGGCTGAGAAGGCAATAATGGGCTCCATCGTATACTGCATACATCACAAGGACGGCTGCAAATGGTCGGACGAGCTGAGGAAGTTGAAG GCGCACCTGAACACGTGTAAACACGATGCAGTTCCTTGCGGCAATAAATGCGGAGCGATGATTCCTCGCGTACTAATGGAGGATCATCTGAAGTATACCTGCGCCCAGCGCAGAGCCCGTTGCGACTTTTGTGCCAAAGAATTTACCGGACACACTTTAGAG AAACACACGGGGACTTGCGGTTACGAGCCTCTTTATTGCGAAAACAAGTGTGGCATGAAGGTGCAGAGGCGACACCTCGGCCAACATAAACTGGGAGAGTGCGCCAAGAGACTAGTCGCCTGTCGTTACTGTAACAAAGAATTCGTTTTCGATACGCTTGGCGCTCACCACGCGAAATGCGGTCGATTCCCAGTTGCATGTCCTCATCGTTGCGAAACCGCGGTGCTGCCCCGCGAGGATCTCGAGGTTCATCTGAAGGATCATTGCACCACGCATCTACTTTCCTGTACGTTCAAGGACGCCGGTTGCCGCTTCaag GGTAATAGGTTCTCGCTGGATAAGCATCTGGAAGAATCCGCAAAGATGCATTTAAGTCTCATGTGTAGCCTGGTGACAAAGCAGCAACATCAAATAACCAGCTTAAAATCGGCGATTAGCAAGTTATCGTTAAATTACACGGGCACACTTATATGGAAAATTACAGATTATGCTGCCAAAATGTCTGAAGCAAAAGCAAAGGAAGGAATGGAGCTCATCAGTCCACCTTTTTATACTAGTCAATATGGATATAAATTACAG GCTTCCATTTTCTTAAACGGAAATGGGACTGGGGAAGGCAGTCACATTTcgatatacataaaaatccTACCCGGTGAATATGATGCGCTTCTGCGATGGCCATTCTCGCACAGTGTGTCGTTCACGATGTTCGATCAGACAGTTATCGCGGAAAAGGCCTGCAACATCGTGGAGAGCTTCATACCAGACCCAACCTGGAAGAACTTTCAGCGACCAAGTCGCGAGCCTGACTCTCTCGGTTTCGGCTTTCCGAGATTCGTCTCCCACGAGATGGTGAAGAAACGACATTTCGTCAAAGATGATACAATGTTTATTCGAGTTAAAGTGGATCCTAGTAAAATTGTAGCGGTCTAA
- the LOC105837024 gene encoding TNF receptor-associated factor 4 isoform X2, with protein sequence MGSIVYCIHHKDGCKWSDELRKLKAHLNTCKHDAVPCGNKCGAMIPRVLMEDHLKYTCAQRRARCDFCAKEFTGHTLEKHTGTCGYEPLYCENKCGMKVQRRHLGQHKLGECAKRLVACRYCNKEFVFDTLGAHHAKCGRFPVACPHRCETAVLPREDLEVHLKDHCTTHLLSCTFKDAGCRFKGNRFSLDKHLEESAKMHLSLMCSLVTKQQHQITSLKSAISKLSLNYTGTLIWKITDYAAKMSEAKAKEGMELISPPFYTSQYGYKLQASIFLNGNGTGEGSHISIYIKILPGEYDALLRWPFSHSVSFTMFDQTVIAEKACNIVESFIPDPTWKNFQRPSREPDSLGFGFPRFVSHEMVKKRHFVKDDTMFIRVKVDPSKIVAV encoded by the exons ATGGGCTCCATCGTATACTGCATACATCACAAGGACGGCTGCAAATGGTCGGACGAGCTGAGGAAGTTGAAG GCGCACCTGAACACGTGTAAACACGATGCAGTTCCTTGCGGCAATAAATGCGGAGCGATGATTCCTCGCGTACTAATGGAGGATCATCTGAAGTATACCTGCGCCCAGCGCAGAGCCCGTTGCGACTTTTGTGCCAAAGAATTTACCGGACACACTTTAGAG AAACACACGGGGACTTGCGGTTACGAGCCTCTTTATTGCGAAAACAAGTGTGGCATGAAGGTGCAGAGGCGACACCTCGGCCAACATAAACTGGGAGAGTGCGCCAAGAGACTAGTCGCCTGTCGTTACTGTAACAAAGAATTCGTTTTCGATACGCTTGGCGCTCACCACGCGAAATGCGGTCGATTCCCAGTTGCATGTCCTCATCGTTGCGAAACCGCGGTGCTGCCCCGCGAGGATCTCGAGGTTCATCTGAAGGATCATTGCACCACGCATCTACTTTCCTGTACGTTCAAGGACGCCGGTTGCCGCTTCaag GGTAATAGGTTCTCGCTGGATAAGCATCTGGAAGAATCCGCAAAGATGCATTTAAGTCTCATGTGTAGCCTGGTGACAAAGCAGCAACATCAAATAACCAGCTTAAAATCGGCGATTAGCAAGTTATCGTTAAATTACACGGGCACACTTATATGGAAAATTACAGATTATGCTGCCAAAATGTCTGAAGCAAAAGCAAAGGAAGGAATGGAGCTCATCAGTCCACCTTTTTATACTAGTCAATATGGATATAAATTACAG GCTTCCATTTTCTTAAACGGAAATGGGACTGGGGAAGGCAGTCACATTTcgatatacataaaaatccTACCCGGTGAATATGATGCGCTTCTGCGATGGCCATTCTCGCACAGTGTGTCGTTCACGATGTTCGATCAGACAGTTATCGCGGAAAAGGCCTGCAACATCGTGGAGAGCTTCATACCAGACCCAACCTGGAAGAACTTTCAGCGACCAAGTCGCGAGCCTGACTCTCTCGGTTTCGGCTTTCCGAGATTCGTCTCCCACGAGATGGTGAAGAAACGACATTTCGTCAAAGATGATACAATGTTTATTCGAGTTAAAGTGGATCCTAGTAAAATTGTAGCGGTCTAA
- the LOC105837005 gene encoding probable DNA replication complex GINS protein PSF2 produces MDPSEVEFLGEKQLVSIVPNFSCDVIYLISGSVGPFRAGLPVKVPIWLAVCLKQKQKCRIVRQEWMDVESLNERKEMEKLSKLFTEMPSSHYMDESQILLNAANDDIPDTDGIRIAVKDIWDIRMSKLRTSVDAFVKSEGMHARLDHLTAMEINGIRPLLPHALDQMLRIQSARHTGERSSQNSSSGYSSL; encoded by the exons ATGGATCCGAGCGAGGTCGAGTTCCTCGGTGAGAAACAGCTGGTCAGCATAGTGCCGAACTTCAGCTGTGATGTGATCTACCTGATCTCGGGTTCGGTGGGTCCGTTTCGCGCCGGGCTGCCCGTCAAGGTGCCAATCTGGCTCGCCGTGTGCCTGAAGCAGAAGCAGAAGTGTCGTATCGTCCGCCAAGAATGGATGGACGTCGAGAGCCTGAACGAGAGGAAAGAGATGGAGAAATTATCCAA ATTGTTCACGGAAATGCCAAGCAGTCACTACATGGACGAGAGTCAGATTTTGCTGAACGCTGCAAATGATGATATTCCTGACACTGATGGAATAAGGATTGCTGTGAAG GATATATGGGATATAAGAATGTCCAAATTGCGCACGTCCGTGGATGCTTTTGTGAAGAGCGAGGGGATGCACGCGAGACTGGATCATCTCACTGCGATGGAGATTAATGGTATACGTCCACTGTTACCACACGCATTAGATCAAATGTTGCGGATACAATCT GCAAGACATACGGGAGAACGAAGTTCTCAGAATAGCAGCAGTGGATATAGCAGTTTGTaa
- the LOC105837027 gene encoding adenosine receptor A2b isoform X2, with protein sequence MGFPSSNVTDPPGYDYLNHTGPTNASSFVDAELNLPYTVCEILVAICAVFGNGLVIIVFGKERKLRRRTNYYIVSLATADLLVGLFAIPFAILASIGLPTNLHACLFTVSVLVVLCTISIFCLVAVSVDRYWAILYPMGYSRTVRTKTAIGIICVCWVAGTLVGFLPLLGWNTGEMHDHRCIFTNVMDYNYLVFLYFATIIFPALLIAAFYAHIYRVIVRQQIVTVDSSDSGGGGTVRRLGVLRLGGRLGRGNHHHQSTGTMLRCLGAARKREVKATQNLSRIVVFFIVCWFPLYTINCVMAFCPHCEVDDFFMKFCIILSHINSVGNPLLYAYHLKDFRIALKNFVWRLLFPHSDVKSSVISVIQDRGSLVGSQRLHRRFSGFDQPRSQRPSLLRQVIDVNRRMDGAYPERRVSSIREKETRQNATDVGTADGSAVLIGNSSAPTTTASKRTREEKEVLASDGDVVDRNDDDDANSEDRGISSMELQTYKSLAPLLPAEENRVEETPPASIFVIEADVVNHASPDRLLVLEESRDRIDVAGG encoded by the exons ATGGGATTTCCGTCGTCGAACGTGACCGATCCGCCGGGGTACGACTACCTGAATCACACCGGGCCGACGAACGCGTCGTCCTTCGTGGACGCGGAGCTGAACCTGCCGTACACCGTCTGCGAGATCCTGGTAGCGATCTGCGCGGTCTTCGGCAACGGCCTGGTGATCATCGTCTTCGGCAAGGAGCGGAAGCTACGCCGGCGCACCAACTACTACATCGTCTCGCTGGCCACCGCCGACCTCCTGGTCGGGCTGTTCGCGATCCCGTTCGCGATCCTCGCGAGCATCGGCCTGCCGACGAATCTCCACGCCTGCCTCTTCACCGTCTCGGTCCTCGTGGTCCTCTGCACCATCAGTATCTTCTGCCTGGTGGCGGTGTCCGTCGATCGTTACTGGGCAATCCTGTATCCCATGGGATACTCGCGCACCGTACGCACCAAAACTGCCATAG GTATAATATGCGTGTGCTGGGTCGCGGGCACTCTGGTGGGCTTCCTGCCGCTCCTGGGATGGAACACCGGCGAGATGCACGATCACAGGTGCATCTTCACGAACGTAATGGACTACAACTACCTCGTGTTCCTGTACTTCGCCACGATCATCTTCCCCGCCCTGCTGATCGCGGCCTTCTACGCCCACATATACCGCGTAATCGTAAGACAG CAAATCGTCACGGTGGACTCCAGCGACTCAGGGGGTGGCGGTACCGTTCGCCGTCTCGGTGTCCTGCGCCTCGGCGGTCGTTTGGGCCGAGGTAATCATCACCATCAGTCGACGGGGACGATGCTGCGTTGCCTTGGCGCGGCGCGCAAACGGGAAGTCAAGGCCACGCAGAATCTCTCCCGCATCGTCGTCTTCTTCATCGTCTGCTGGTTTCCGCTGTACACGATAAACTGCGTGATGGCGTTCTGCCCGCATTGCGAGGTGGACGACTTCTTCATGAAGTTCTGCATCATCCTCTCGCACATTAACTCGGTCGGCAACCCGCTCCTCTACGCCTACCACCTCAAGGACTTTCGTATCGCCCTCAAGAACTTCGTCTGGCGGCTGCTCTTCCCGCACAGCGACGTCAAGTCCAGCGTGATCAGCGTGATCCAGGATCGGGGTTCCCTCGTCGGCTCGCAGAGGCTTCACAGGCGATTCAGCGGCTTCGATCAGCCGAGGAGTCAGAGACCAAGTCTGCTACGCCAG GTGATCGATGTGAACAGAAGGATGGACGGCGCGTACCCGGAAAGGCGCGTCTCGTCGATCCGGGAGAAGGAAACGCGTCAGAACGCGACGGACGTCGGCACCGCGGACGGAAGTGCGGTTCTAATCGGCAACTCCTCcgcgccgacgacgacggcgagcAAACGGACGCGCGAGGAGAAGGAGGTGCTGGCCAGCGACGGCGACGTCGTCGAccgcaacgacgacgacgacgcgaatTCCGAAGACCGTGGAATTTCCTCGATGGAATTGCAAACGTACAAGTCGCTGGCGCCGCTGCTGCCCGCGGAGGAGAACCGCGTCGAGGAAACGCCGCCCGCGTCTATCTTCGTGATCGAGGCCGACGTGGTGAATCACGCCTCGCCCGATCGTCTCCTGGTCCTGGAGGAATCTCGGGATAGGATCGACGTGGCGGGCGGCTGA
- the LOC105837027 gene encoding adenosine receptor A2b isoform X1, whose product MGFPSSNVTDPPGYDYLNHTGPTNASSFVDAELNLPYTVCEILVAICAVFGNGLVIIVFGKERKLRRRTNYYIVSLATADLLVGLFAIPFAILASIGLPTNLHACLFTVSVLVVLCTISIFCLVAVSVDRYWAILYPMGYSRTVRTKTAIGIICVCWVAGTLVGFLPLLGWNTGEMHDHRCIFTNVMDYNYLVFLYFATIIFPALLIAAFYAHIYRVIVRQLQQIVTVDSSDSGGGGTVRRLGVLRLGGRLGRGNHHHQSTGTMLRCLGAARKREVKATQNLSRIVVFFIVCWFPLYTINCVMAFCPHCEVDDFFMKFCIILSHINSVGNPLLYAYHLKDFRIALKNFVWRLLFPHSDVKSSVISVIQDRGSLVGSQRLHRRFSGFDQPRSQRPSLLRQVIDVNRRMDGAYPERRVSSIREKETRQNATDVGTADGSAVLIGNSSAPTTTASKRTREEKEVLASDGDVVDRNDDDDANSEDRGISSMELQTYKSLAPLLPAEENRVEETPPASIFVIEADVVNHASPDRLLVLEESRDRIDVAGG is encoded by the exons ATGGGATTTCCGTCGTCGAACGTGACCGATCCGCCGGGGTACGACTACCTGAATCACACCGGGCCGACGAACGCGTCGTCCTTCGTGGACGCGGAGCTGAACCTGCCGTACACCGTCTGCGAGATCCTGGTAGCGATCTGCGCGGTCTTCGGCAACGGCCTGGTGATCATCGTCTTCGGCAAGGAGCGGAAGCTACGCCGGCGCACCAACTACTACATCGTCTCGCTGGCCACCGCCGACCTCCTGGTCGGGCTGTTCGCGATCCCGTTCGCGATCCTCGCGAGCATCGGCCTGCCGACGAATCTCCACGCCTGCCTCTTCACCGTCTCGGTCCTCGTGGTCCTCTGCACCATCAGTATCTTCTGCCTGGTGGCGGTGTCCGTCGATCGTTACTGGGCAATCCTGTATCCCATGGGATACTCGCGCACCGTACGCACCAAAACTGCCATAG GTATAATATGCGTGTGCTGGGTCGCGGGCACTCTGGTGGGCTTCCTGCCGCTCCTGGGATGGAACACCGGCGAGATGCACGATCACAGGTGCATCTTCACGAACGTAATGGACTACAACTACCTCGTGTTCCTGTACTTCGCCACGATCATCTTCCCCGCCCTGCTGATCGCGGCCTTCTACGCCCACATATACCGCGTAATCGTAAGACAG TTGCAGCAAATCGTCACGGTGGACTCCAGCGACTCAGGGGGTGGCGGTACCGTTCGCCGTCTCGGTGTCCTGCGCCTCGGCGGTCGTTTGGGCCGAGGTAATCATCACCATCAGTCGACGGGGACGATGCTGCGTTGCCTTGGCGCGGCGCGCAAACGGGAAGTCAAGGCCACGCAGAATCTCTCCCGCATCGTCGTCTTCTTCATCGTCTGCTGGTTTCCGCTGTACACGATAAACTGCGTGATGGCGTTCTGCCCGCATTGCGAGGTGGACGACTTCTTCATGAAGTTCTGCATCATCCTCTCGCACATTAACTCGGTCGGCAACCCGCTCCTCTACGCCTACCACCTCAAGGACTTTCGTATCGCCCTCAAGAACTTCGTCTGGCGGCTGCTCTTCCCGCACAGCGACGTCAAGTCCAGCGTGATCAGCGTGATCCAGGATCGGGGTTCCCTCGTCGGCTCGCAGAGGCTTCACAGGCGATTCAGCGGCTTCGATCAGCCGAGGAGTCAGAGACCAAGTCTGCTACGCCAG GTGATCGATGTGAACAGAAGGATGGACGGCGCGTACCCGGAAAGGCGCGTCTCGTCGATCCGGGAGAAGGAAACGCGTCAGAACGCGACGGACGTCGGCACCGCGGACGGAAGTGCGGTTCTAATCGGCAACTCCTCcgcgccgacgacgacggcgagcAAACGGACGCGCGAGGAGAAGGAGGTGCTGGCCAGCGACGGCGACGTCGTCGAccgcaacgacgacgacgacgcgaatTCCGAAGACCGTGGAATTTCCTCGATGGAATTGCAAACGTACAAGTCGCTGGCGCCGCTGCTGCCCGCGGAGGAGAACCGCGTCGAGGAAACGCCGCCCGCGTCTATCTTCGTGATCGAGGCCGACGTGGTGAATCACGCCTCGCCCGATCGTCTCCTGGTCCTGGAGGAATCTCGGGATAGGATCGACGTGGCGGGCGGCTGA